The nucleotide window CCGAACTGCGCATCATCCTTCGCACGGGACAACCTGGTTATGCCCCCGAAATCGAGACCATCCACGATTTCGATATCAACGATTACAAAACCAAATCCGAACTCACCCGCACCAAGCTGTATGCCACGGTGACAGCGGCTCTGCGTGCCTATGAGCAGATTCGCAAGCTCGACGAGTTGGCCTTTTACGACCGGTTGTCACGCTTGCCCAACCGCAATAAATTCATTGACCTCAGTGAAGAGCGGTTGGCCTCGGGTCTGCACAAAGACGACATCATCGCCATTCTGGATATCGACGATTTTTCGGAAATCAATGATGCTTTGGGTCACCAGCAAGGGGACCGCCTGCTGCAGGCGGTGGCGGACCGCCTCAAGTTTGAACTGGGCCCCAAGGTCATCCTTGCCCGCATCGGCAGCGACACCTTTGGCTTGATGGGCACCAGTGCTGTCGTCGATCCACCGCGCGTGCTGGCCATGTTTCGCGAACCTTTCGTAGTCCAGGACGACTCCATGGTGGTCACCGCCACCATGGGCATGACCAAACACCTGGGTGAAGGGGTGACAGGCAGGGACGCACTCAAAGACGCCAATATTGCGCTCAAGCGCGCCAAGAAAAGCCGCCGCGGAAGCTTCGTGACCTTTTCTACGGAAATGGGGTCCGATATCCGTGAACGTGTGCGCCTGCTGCAAAGTCTGCGCAGTGCAGTGGAAAGCGAACGCCTGTTTATCGTTTACCAACCGCAGGTCAATCTGGGCCGCGATGGTGATGTGGTTGGCGTGGAGGCGCTGATCCGGTGGCGCAACGAAGACGGCACGTTTGTGCCACCAGACCGCTTTATCCCGCTGGCAGAAGCTTCCGGCATGATCGTAGCGATTGGCGATTGGGTGTTGCGCATGTCCTGCCATGAGCTGGTGCGCCTGCAGGCGCTTGGTTTGCCGAACCTGCGCATGTCCGTCAACGTTTCGCAGATACAGTTCCGGCATCCGGAGTTTCTGGACAAGCTCAACGCAGCACTGATTGATACCGGCATCAACCCCAAATGCCTGGAGCTCGAGATCACCGAATCCGTGGCCATGGAAGACGCAGATTTCATGCTGGAGACCCTGCATCTGGTGCGCGAGTTGGGCATCTCGATTGCGATTGACGATTTCGGTACCGGTTATTCGTCACTGAGCCATTTGCGCCAGTTGCCCATTGACCGTCTGAAAATTGACCGGGCCTTTGTCTCGGAGCTGAACCAACAGGTCTCTGGCGGCCACATTGCATCCATGGTGGTGGAGCTGGGGCGTAACCTCAACCTCACGGTTATCGCCGAAGGCATTGAAGACGAAGCACAGGCCGAGACCTTGCTGCGCATGGGTTGCCACGAAGGGCAGGGCTACCTCTATGCCAAGCCCATGGTGCCCCTGCAACTCAAAGAGTGGCTGCAGGCGCGCTTGGCGTCTCGCTAAGCCGTTTTAGCTCTCGCATATTGATGGCGGGGTCCCTCGTGCCTGACGATGCCTATTTCATGTCGCTGGCGTTGGCCCAGAGTGAAGAAGCGGCCCGCGCTGGTGAAGTTCCTGTGGGCGCCGTCGTCATCAAAGATGGCGAGGTGCTCGCCACGGGACGCAACGCACCCATCGCGCAAAATGACCCGACTGCCCATGCCGAGATTGTTGCCCTGCGTGCGGCAGCGGCGGCTTTGGGTAACTACCGTCTGGATGGCTGTGAGCTATTCGTCACCCTGGAGCCCTGTGCCATGTGTGCGGGCGCCATGCTGCATGCCAGACTCAAACGCGTGGTGTTTGGTGCCGCAGATCCTAAAACCGGCGCCGCGGGCTCCGTGCTAAATCTGTTTGAACACAAACCGCTGAACCACCAAACCCAAGTAGAGGGCGGCGTCATGGCAGAGCAATGCGCCCATCCTTTGCAGGCATTCTTCAAAAGCAGACGCGGGCGCGTTTCCGATGCGCCAGCGCTGCGTGAAGACGCGCTACGCACACCAGAGGGGCGGTTCTCAAACCTGCCGGACTATCCTTGGGAGCCCCATTACATCCATGACTTGCCAGCGTTGAATGGTTTGCGTCTGCACTATCTGGATGAAGGCCCCGTGCATGCAGATGTTGTATTCCTGTGCCTGCATGGCAACCCGGGCTGGAGTTACCTCTACCGGCGAATGCTGCCTATCTGGACCGCCGCAGGGCACCGTGTTGTAGCGCCCGACCTGATTGGATTTGGCAAAAGTGACAAGCCTAAACGTGCTGATTTCCACACCTTTGCCTTCCATCGTCAGTACCTGCTGGAGTTGGTGGAGCGGCTTGCTCTGCGTAATGTAGTTCTGGTTGTACAGGACTGGGGCGGCTTGCTCGGACTAACCTTGCCCATGACCGCCCCAGATCGCTACCAAGGGCTTCTGGTCATGAACACCATGCTGGCGACCGGAGACACGCCGTTGTCTACAGGTTTTCTGGCGTGGCGCGAAATGTGCGCGAAAAAACCGGACTTCGATGTAGGCCGCCTGCTGGGTCGCGGTAATACACACTTGAGTGCAGAGGAGTGCGAGGCATACAACGCACCGTTTCCCGACGCCGGGCATCGCGCGGCCCTGCGTGCATTTCCACCCATGGTGCCGGAGTTTGAAGACAGCCCTGGCGCTGCGACATCGCGTCAAGCGCGTGCTTTCTGGCAGCAAGAATGGCAAGGCCATACTTTGATGGCCATTGGTGCCCAAGACCCGGTGCTGGGAGGCGACGTCATGCGGTCTTTGCAGGCAGATATCCGGAATTGCCCTGAACCCATGCTGCTGCCGCATGCAGGGCACTTCGTACAAGAGCATGGCGAAGGTATCGCGCAAGCCGCTTTGGCATATTTCACTGCTGGATAATGCGACAGTGAAGAAACATATCTACATTTATTCCCCCTCTGGTGCAGTCCGCGACAAGGCTGCCTTCAAACGTGGCGTGAAGCGCCTCCAGACTCTTGGACACGAAGTGGAAGTGGACCCCGATGCGCTGGCATCCCATATGCGGTTTGCGGGCGACGATGCTACGCGACTTGCTGCCATTCACCGTGCTGCGGCGAGCGGTGCAGATGTGGCCATGATTTCACGCGGCGGTTATGGACTGAGCCGTATTTTGGGAGGTATCCAGTACAAGGCCGTTGCCAAGGCGATTGCGCGCGGCACCCAATTTGTGGGCATCAGCGATTTCACGGCGTTCCAGCAAGCGGTGTTGGCCAAGACGGGAAGCATCACCTGGGCGGGCCCAGCTTTGTGCGAAGGTTTTGGTGTTGGTGGTAAGCCGGATCAGGTGGATGGACATGGTCACGGAGAAACGCCACAGCCAGACGAAATCATGGAAGACTGCTTCAATGATTTACTGTTGGGACAGGGGGAGGGCGCCGGTTGGCGTCAACACCGAGATACGGCTGCCAACGCAAACTACCACCTCAAAGGCGCCACTTTGTGGGGGGCAATCTTGCCATGCTGGCCTCCCTGCTCGGCACACCCTATTTTCCGGAAATCAAAGGTGGGGTTCTGTTTCTGGAGGATGTGGGAGAACATCCCTATCGCGTGGAGCGTTGGTTAACACAACTGCTGCATGCAGGTGTTCTTGCCAGACAAAAGGCGATTGTATTTGGCCAGTTCACGGAGTTCAAACTCAACCCGCACGACAAAGGGTTCAACTTGTCCACCGTGCAGCAATGGCTCAAAAGCCAGATCAAAGCCCCTGTGCTGACCAACTTGCCTTATGGGCATGTGGCCACCAAGGTGTTATTGCCTGTAGGCGCACATGTGGATCTGGTGGTGGAAGGGCGTGACGCTCTGATTCTTTGGGGTCACGAGGTGTGAGCGGCCCTCGCCGCGCATTCACTCGCCGAGTGGACTGGGACGCGAGACCAGACCACGGGGCAACAATCCCCGGAACAGCTCACTGATAAGGTTTAGTTTGTGGCGGGCTATGGCTTCGCCGTGGACCGCAGCAATCGCGGCCATCACATCACCACGCAAGTACCAGAGATCCTGCAGATCGTTGGCATAGGTGATGCGCAGTTGTACTACGGGATAGGCCTCGGCTGCGGGCTCGCCCATGCTCTCCAGCATAGCCTGGCGTATGTCATCGATAGCCAGTTGAGAACGGTTGCTCTCATGGCTGGATAGCCCCCCCAAGAGGGACTGCATGCCACTGACCAAGCTAGAAGCATTCCAACGCATTTTCATTTCAATCTATTAGTTGCTTGGAACCTTAAAGAAAAGGCGGCCGATCGACAATAGGGAGTATGCGCAAATATTGCATTAAAACAACAATGCTTTCAATGACTTACACGCGTAACATTATGTGGAACTTTAGTTATACGTGGCTAGAGTTTGGTGGTCTCAGTTCTCGCCATCACAACCCGTTGCTCCGCACAGTGTGTATTCAAAATAATGTCCATAAAACCACGAAGTAAGGTCGATATGGCGCCCATACATTTGATTCAAGGCAACACCATCCCGCTTTGGTTTTCAAGGACGTCGCAATGCCCTAAACTCAGCGCATAACCAAGAATCGGGACTATCGGGAATGGGCGTCCAAGCGACCGTTGTATTTACAGATTTGCATGGCAGCACGGCGGTGTTTGAGGCGTTGGGAAACCTGCGCGCCACCGAGACGGTGACGCAGATCACGACCTGGATTGGCGAGCAGTGCGAAGCGCATGGTGGCCGCGTCGTCAAGACGCTGGGTGACGGCGTGCTTGCGATGTTCCCAGACGGTCAGAGCGCAGTCAAAGCGGTGGTTGACCTGCAGCGCATTCATTACAAGCGTGTTGCACGCACCCCTTCGGAAGTCCGCATGCCCATCCGCATTGGCGTTGCCAGTGGGGATGTGGAAATCGTGGCAGGTGACTGTTATGGTGACGCCGTCAACGTTGCAGCCCGACTGTGCGACTTGTGTGGCCCCAATCAAATTTGGGCCAACGCAGCAGCCTTGGGTGCCGTGGATGAAGGCCATGGTGTGACTTTCAGGATACTGGGGCCCATCAGCATTCGGGGCCGCGCCGAGCCTTGCACCGTTTACCAGATTGAATGGCGTGAAGAAGAAACATCTGACTTCCTGACCATGCAAGGGCAACTGGATCCAGCCTACTCCAGCGGAGATGTGGACGTCTTGGGACGTGAAATTGAACTCACCTGGTCGGGACAAACCAAGCGGTTCAAGGCATTTGATTTACCTATACATATCGGTCGCGTGCGCAATGTAGAGTTCATGGTCAATGATCCACGTGTCTCGCGTACACATGCCAGGCTGGAGTGGCGCAATGGCAGCGTCGTACTGGTTGATGTCAGCACGTATGGAAGCTGGGTGCGATTTGCAGGCGCCAATGGATCGGATGTGTTGCTGCGCCGCGAAGAGTGTGTTTTGCATGGGCAAGGCGAACTGGCGTTGGGTGCATCGTTTGCCGATGCAACTGTGCCCACTGTTTCTTTCAAGGTTCTTTGAGCGCACTCCGTTGGTGCGGGACGGGTTTTCTGCACAACCAGAATGGCCCCTCTTCAGTGCGCTGCTGATCTCACCATCTCTAAAGTTGCATACGCTTTAGACGCCCCACAGCTTTCAACGAACGCCCTAAACCCCGGCAAGGGTTAACACTTAGGTTTTGCCAAATTTAAATGCTTTACTTTTAAAGTATTTAGTTTTAAAGTTTACTCCGAGCCGCTGTTATTTATCTCAACAATACTGTGGCGCAAGTTCTGGCCCATGGCCATCTTTGCTAAGGAGTAACGATGAAAATCGTGTGTATCGGCGGTGGACCCTCGGGCTTGTATTTCGCGCTTCTGATGAAGCAGGCCAACCCGGCACACGACATCACCGTGGTGGAGCGCAACAAGCCCTACGACACCTTTGGCTGGGGCGTTGTGTTCTCTGACGCCACCATGGACAACATGCGTATCCACGACCCCAAGACTGCGGCCGAGATCCAGCATGCGTTCAACCACTGGGATGACATTGAGCTCGAATTCAAAGGCCAGCGCATCCGCTCCGGCGGTCACGGTTTTGTGGGTATTGGTCGCAAGAAGCTACTCAATATCTTGCAAGCGCGCTGCGAAGAACTGGGCGTGAAGCTGCAGTTTGAGACCGACGTAGATAGCGACACGCAATACCCTGATGCCGATCTGGTGATTGCCAGCGACGGCATCAACTCGCGCATTCGTACCAACTACAAGGACATCTTCAAGCCCGACATCGTGGTGCGCCCCAACCGCTTTATCTGGCTGGGGACGCACAAGCTGTTTGACGCCTTTACCTTCGCATTCGAGAAGACCGAACATGGGTGGTTCCAGGCCCATATCTACAAATTCGACGACACCACCACTACGTTTATCGTGGAATGCCCTGAGCATGTGTGGCTGGCGCATGGGCTGGACACCGCCGACCAGGAAGCGTCGATTGCCTTCTGCGAAAAAGTTTTTGCGCAGACGCTGGGCGGCGCCAAACTGATGACCAACGCGCGCCACCTTCGTGGTTCGGCCTGGTTAAATTTCCAACGCGTCAAGTGCGACCAATGGTCACACTTCAACGGCAACAGCCATGTGGTGCTGATGGGCGACGCGGTACACACCGCCCACTTTGCCATAGGCTCAGGCACCAAGTTGGCGATTGAAGATGCGATTGTGCTGGCCAATCTATTCCAGGAAAAAGGCCAGACGCGCGATGTGATTCCTGCGGTGCTGGAGCGCTACCAAGCAGAGCGGAACATTGATGTTCTGCGTTTACAAAACGCCGCCTGGAACGCAATGGAGTGGTTTGAGGTATGCGGTGCGCGCTACTGCGACCAGCTCGAAGGACCGCAATTCATGTACTCCATGTTGACGCGCAGCCAACGCATCAGCCACGAAAACCTGCGCATGCGCGATGCGCAATGGCTTGGCGATTTTGAACGTTGGTTTGCCAAAGCGTCGGGCTTGCAGGTGCCGGCCAACAAACCTGCACCATCCCCCATGTTCACGCCTTACACGGTGCGTGGTGTGACGCTGAAAAACCGCGTCGTCGTGTCCCCTATGGCGCAGTATTCGGCGGTTGACGGCCTGGCCGGGGATTACCACCTTGTGCATTTGGGTGCGCGCGCCATGGGAGGTGCCGGCATGGTGGTCGCCGAGATGACCTGCGTATCTCCAGAAGGTCGCATCACACCCGGCTGTCCGGGCATCTACACCGTAGAACAGAAGGCCGGCTGGAAGCGCATTGTGGAATGGATTCACGCCAATAGTGACGCCAAATTTGCGCTGCAGATCGGCCACGCCGGTGCCAAAGCCTCGACCTGTGTGCCATGGGAAGGCAAGGGTATTGACCATCCGCTGGAACAGGGTAATTGGCCCATCATGGCAGCTTCCAGCTATCAGTATCTCGATGGCGTGAGCCAGATGTCCAAAGCCATGACACGCGCCGACATGGACACGGTGAAAGCGCAGTTTGTTGCAGCCACCCAGGCCGCCGCTGACATTGGCGTGGATTGGCTTGAACTGCACTGCGCTCACGGCTATTTGTTGTCCAGCTTCATTTCGCCATTGACCAATCATCGCACCGACGAATATGGTGGGAGCCTAGAAAACCGCTTGCGTTATCCGTTGGAGGTGTTTGCTGCGGTGCGTGCCGTCTGGCCCGCGGGCAAGCCTATCTCCGTACGTATCTCTGCCAGTGATTGGACAGAAGGCGGCATCACACCGGCCGACGCGGTAGAAATTGCCAAGGCCTTCAAGGCGGCAGGCGCTGACATGATCGATTGCTCGTCGGGCCAGGTCAGCAAGAAGGAAAAACCGGTCTATGGCCGCATGTTCCAGACGCCGTTTGCCGATCGCATTCGCCAGGAAGCGGGTATTCCGACTATCGCCGTAGGTGCGATCAGCGAAGCCGACCACGTCAACAGCATCATCGCTGCTGGCCGTGCTGACCTGTGTGCCGTAGCGCGTCCACATCTGGCCAACCCGGCCTGGACGCTGACCGAGGCTGCCAAGATTGGCTATACGCCACAACCCTGGCCCAAACAATACCGCTCGGGCAAGCCGCAGATGGAAGCCAACTTCCAGCGTGAAAAGGCGCAAGCCGCGATGGCCGCCCAGTCACCTGCACGTGCCTCGGAAGCGTGAGCGTGGACATGGAAACCCAACGCCATGCGCTGGTTACCGGTGGGGGCAGCGGCATTGGGGCTGCCATTGCACTGGCATTGGTAGACGCGGGCATGCACGTCACCATTACCGGACGCCGTCTGGATGTCCTGGAACTGCTGGCTGCAAGACATCCCGGAAAGATGCAGGCGGTGGTGATGGATGTTGCAGATGCGACATCGGTTGCAAAGGCGTTTACACAAGCCAAGACACAGTTCGGACCGGTACAAATTCTGGTGAACAACGCAGGCCAGGCCCACAGCGCACCGTTTATCAAGACCGACGCCGCACTGTGGCAGCAAATGCTTTCGGTCAACCTGACAGGCACGTTCCACTGTACCCAGGCGGCTTTGCCCGACATGGTGGTAGCCAAGTGGGGGCGCATCATCAATGTGGCCAGTACGGCGGGGCTGGTGGGCTACGCCTATGTTGCTGCCTATGTCGCTGCCAAGCATGGTGTAGTGGGACTTACACGGTCACTGGCACTGGAATATGCGAAGAAAGGCATCACGGTAAACGCAGTGTGCCCTGGCTACACCGAAACCGACATCCTGCGCGAGAGCATTGCCAATGTGGTCGTCAAGACGGGGCGCACAGAAGAAGAAGCGCGCGCCGAGTTTTCCTCCGGTAACCCACAAGGACGCATCGTGCAGCCCGAGGAAGTGGCCGATGCCGTGCGCTGGTTGTGCGGTAAAGCGGCAGCCTCGGTGACGGGGCAGTCCATCGCCGTGAGCGGCGGTGAAGTCATGAATTGAGGCAGTGATGAAAAAAGATCCCAGCCTGGACTTGCTCAACGCCGCCGATGAATTGGGCTATGAGGCACGCAGTGCCACGGGTGACCATGCGGCCCTCAAACTGTGGTTGCGCATGCTTTCGTGTACCAACCAGATCGAGGCGGAAATCCGACGCCGTTTGCGCGTGCAGTTTGACACCAGCTTGCCGCGCTTTGACTACATGGCCCAGCTTTACCGCGAACCCGAGGGGCTGCGCATGAAGGACCTCTCCAGTCACCTCATGGTGACGGGCGCGAACGTGACAGGAATTACTGACGAACTGGAGCGGGATGGTCTGGTAACACGGTCCAGCAGCCCGACCGACCGCCGCTCCTGGATCGTCCGTCTGACTCCCAAGGGACGCAAGCTTTTCGAAACCATGGCCCAAGAGCATGAACAGTGGATTCTTGAACTCTTTTCCTGCCTCAATGGGGCTTCGTTGGCGCAAGTGCACCAGCAACTGGGTGCCTTGCGCGTGCACGTTGTGGACAAACAATCGGCCGCACTTCAGTAACTCCATCTCTTTGAATTGAAAGCCCCCCAAGCATGACAACCCATACATCTACCGTGATTGATCCTGCATTGTTGGCAGGCAACCGCAAGACCTTGGCAGGTTACCAAGCGCAGCATTTTCAGTGGGAATGCCGTGATGGCGTGGCAACCATCACGCTGAACCGGCCTGAGCGCAAAAATCCGCTGACATTTGCGTCTTACTCTGAGCTGCGTGACCTGTTTTCTCAGCTCCGGTTTGCTAAAGATGTGCACGTTGTTGTATTGCATGGCGCGGGTAACAATTTCTGCTCTGGTGGCGATGTGCATGAAATCATCGGGCCACTGATGCAGTTGGCAATGCCCGAACTGCTGATGTTCACACGCATGACAGGTGATCTGGTGAAAACCATGCGTGCGTGCCCTCAACCCATCATCGCTGCCATCGACGGCATTTGCGCGGGTGCGGGTGCCATCATGGCGATGGCCTCTGACCTGCGCATGGGAACGGTACGCAGCAAGACTGCATTTCTGTTCAACCGCGTGGGCTTGGCAGGGTGCGACATGGGCGCTTGCGCCATGCTGCCGCGCATCATTGGACAAGGCCGTGCCAGTGACTGGTTGTACAGCGGCCGCTCCATCGGTGGTGAAGAGGCTGAACGCAGCGGCTTCCTGAATCGATTGGTCGACCCAGAGAAATTACTCGCAGAAGCACAGGCGTGGGCACATGACCTCGCATCAGGCCCGACTTTTGCTAACGGTATTACCAAGACCATGTTGCACCAAGAGTGGAACATGTCCATAGATCAAGCGATGGAGTCCGAAGCGCAAGCCCAGGCGATTTGCATGATGACCGAAGATTTCAACCGTGCTTACCAGGCCTTCGTGGCCAAGCAAAAGCCCGTGTTTCAAGGCAATTAAGGAATTCTCAATGAGCGACACCCACTACCTGCAATGGCCATTCTTTGAGGCGCCCCATGCGCAACTGGCGCATGCGCTGGATACCTGGGCTGCTGAGCACATTGCACAAAGTCACAGCGCAGATGTGGATGCAGAATGCCGCGCACTGGTGCGCTTGCTGGGGCAGGGCGGCTGGCTGAAACATGCAGTCGGTGGTGTGGCCTACGGTGGTGCGCACGACGCCATTGATACACGCTCTATTTGTTTGATCCGTGAAACACTGGCACGCCATTCGGGCTTGGCCGACTTTGCGTTTGCCATGCAGGGCCTGGGCTCAGGCGCGATCAGTCTGGCGGGCACCGATGCACAGAAGAACGCTTACCTGCCGCGCGTGGCGGCCGGCGAAGCGATTGCCGCCTTTGCGCTGTCTGAACCAGACGCCGGCTCTGACGTGGCGGCTATGCAGTGCAGTGCACGCATTGAGGGCGATTTCGCCGTCCTTAACGGCACCAAGACCTGGATATCCAACGGCGGCATTGCAGATTTCTATGTGGTGTTTGCACGCAGTGGTGAAGCCGAAGGTGCGCGCGGCATCAGCGCATTTATTGTGGACGCGACCACACCTGGCTTTAGCGTGCCAGAACGTATTGATGTGATCGCACCCCATCCATTGGGCACTCTGCGTTTTGACAATTGCCGCATTCCGTTGACACAACGCATTGGTGCAGCCGGTGAAGGCTTCAAGGTTGCCATGCGTACGCTGGATGTATTCCGCACCTCGGTGGCCGCCGCCGCACTGGGCTTTTCTCGCCGTGCACTGGATGAGGCGTTGCAGCGTGCCACGACACGCAAGATGTTCAAACAAACCCTGGCCGATTTTCAATTAACCCAAGCAAAGCTGGCACAGATGGCCATCACCATCGACAGCTCTGCGCTGCTGGTCTACCGCGCCGCTTGGCAGCGCGACCAGGGACAGAACGTCACCAAAGAAGCCGCGATGGCCAAGATGGTCAGCACCGAAGGCGCGCAGCAGGTCATCGACGCTGCAGTACAGATGTGGGGCGGCATGGGTGTGGTCAGTGAAGTACCCGTGGAGCGTCTCTACCGCGAGATTCGGGCCCTGCGCATCTACGAGGGCGCGACTGAAGTGCAGCAATTGATCATTGCGCGCGAGCTGCTCAAGGACGTAGGTCACACCGCGCCGAAATAGACCGGACGCACACAGAGACACCGGAGACGCACCATGCCTACTGCCCACATCGACACATTCGCCCGTGACAACCTGCCGCAGCAGGAACAACAACCGGACTTCCTGTTTACGCTGCCCGAGTTGCAGTTCCCTGAACAACTGAATTGCGCTACCGAACTGCTGGACAAGCACGTTCAGGAAGGCAGCGGAGATCGCCTGTGTGTACGCGGCCCCAAAGACAACTGGACCTATCGCGATCTGTTGGAGCGCGCCAATCGCATTGCAAATGTGCTGGTGCACGACATGGGACTGGTGCCAGGCAACCGCGTGCTGTTGCATGCACCCAATACTCCCATGATGGTGGCGTGCTGGTTCGGCATTGTCAAAGCTGGCGGCATCGTGGTGGCCACCATGCCTTTACTGCGCGCCAAGGAACTCAAGCCGATTCTGGAAATTGGCGCCATCAGCCACGCGTTGTGCGACGCCGGCCTTGCTGAAGAGTTGCGGGGCGCTGCGCAGGCGGTGCCGGGGCTGCACCACATCCGCCACTTCAACAGCACAGAGGCTGACGCGCTGGATGCCATCATGCAAGACCAGTCGGCAACGTTCGACAACGTCAACACAGCGCTCGACGACACCTGTTTGATCGGTTTTACCAGTGGAACCACGGGTGTTCCCAAAGCCACCATGCACTTCCATCGTGATGTCATGGCGATCTGCGCCTGTTGGCCCCGCTCCGTGCTCAAGGCCAATGCAGATGACGTGTTCATCGGCAGCCCTCCGCTGGGGTTCACCTTTGGCCTGGGTGGCCTGGTGCTGTTTCCCATGTCCATCGGCGCGTCCACGGTGCTGTTGGACAAGGCGGGCCCTTCGCAATTGCTGGACGGAATCCGGGACTACGGGGCCACCGTGGTGTTTACGGCTCCCACGTCTTACCGAACCCTGGCTGCGCGTGGTGATGAAATACGCGCAACCGCACTGCGTAAATGTGTGTCGGCCGGCGAAGCGTTGCCTGCATCGACCCGCGCGCTGTGGCGCGAGGCGACCGGCATCGAGCTGATCGACGGCATTGGTGCCACTGAAATGCTGCACATTTTCATCTCTTCGGACGAACATGAAGCACGACCGAGTGCTACCGGCAAAGTGGTTCCAGGCTATGAGGCGCGCATCATTGACGACAACGGCCAACCCGTGCCTCCTGGCACCGTGGGCAAGCTGGCTGTGCGCGGCCCCACGGGCTGCCGCTACCTGAACGATGAGCGCCAGCAAACCTATGTAAAAAATGGCTGGAACGTTACCGGCGATGCCTACCTGATGGATGCAGATGG belongs to Rhodoferax saidenbachensis and includes:
- a CDS encoding adenylate/guanylate cyclase domain-containing protein yields the protein MGVQATVVFTDLHGSTAVFEALGNLRATETVTQITTWIGEQCEAHGGRVVKTLGDGVLAMFPDGQSAVKAVVDLQRIHYKRVARTPSEVRMPIRIGVASGDVEIVAGDCYGDAVNVAARLCDLCGPNQIWANAAALGAVDEGHGVTFRILGPISIRGRAEPCTVYQIEWREEETSDFLTMQGQLDPAYSSGDVDVLGREIELTWSGQTKRFKAFDLPIHIGRVRNVEFMVNDPRVSRTHARLEWRNGSVVLVDVSTYGSWVRFAGANGSDVLLRREECVLHGQGELALGASFADATVPTVSFKVL
- a CDS encoding MarR family winged helix-turn-helix transcriptional regulator; the encoded protein is MKKDPSLDLLNAADELGYEARSATGDHAALKLWLRMLSCTNQIEAEIRRRLRVQFDTSLPRFDYMAQLYREPEGLRMKDLSSHLMVTGANVTGITDELERDGLVTRSSSPTDRRSWIVRLTPKGRKLFETMAQEHEQWILELFSCLNGASLAQVHQQLGALRVHVVDKQSAALQ
- the tadA gene encoding tRNA adenosine(34) deaminase TadA — translated: MAGSLVPDDAYFMSLALAQSEEAARAGEVPVGAVVIKDGEVLATGRNAPIAQNDPTAHAEIVALRAAAAALGNYRLDGCELFVTLEPCAMCAGAMLHARLKRVVFGAADPKTGAAGSVLNLFEHKPLNHQTQVEGGVMAEQCAHPLQAFFKSRRGRVSDAPALREDALRTPEGRFSNLPDYPWEPHYIHDLPALNGLRLHYLDEGPVHADVVFLCLHGNPGWSYLYRRMLPIWTAAGHRVVAPDLIGFGKSDKPKRADFHTFAFHRQYLLELVERLALRNVVLVVQDWGGLLGLTLPMTAPDRYQGLLVMNTMLATGDTPLSTGFLAWREMCAKKPDFDVGRLLGRGNTHLSAEECEAYNAPFPDAGHRAALRAFPPMVPEFEDSPGAATSRQARAFWQQEWQGHTLMAIGAQDPVLGGDVMRSLQADIRNCPEPMLLPHAGHFVQEHGEGIAQAALAYFTAG
- a CDS encoding putative bifunctional diguanylate cyclase/phosphodiesterase, whose translation is MQPDSDTLHFLEDEGESASTKELVWRLMVVDDEPDVHRATTFALSGVRILGRPLQFLHAYSATEATEMLRNEQDVAVVLLDVVMEREDAGLALVKTIRQDLKLSELRIILRTGQPGYAPEIETIHDFDINDYKTKSELTRTKLYATVTAALRAYEQIRKLDELAFYDRLSRLPNRNKFIDLSEERLASGLHKDDIIAILDIDDFSEINDALGHQQGDRLLQAVADRLKFELGPKVILARIGSDTFGLMGTSAVVDPPRVLAMFREPFVVQDDSMVVTATMGMTKHLGEGVTGRDALKDANIALKRAKKSRRGSFVTFSTEMGSDIRERVRLLQSLRSAVESERLFIVYQPQVNLGRDGDVVGVEALIRWRNEDGTFVPPDRFIPLAEASGMIVAIGDWVLRMSCHELVRLQALGLPNLRMSVNVSQIQFRHPEFLDKLNAALIDTGINPKCLELEITESVAMEDADFMLETLHLVRELGISIAIDDFGTGYSSLSHLRQLPIDRLKIDRAFVSELNQQVSGGHIASMVVELGRNLNLTVIAEGIEDEAQAETLLRMGCHEGQGYLYAKPMVPLQLKEWLQARLASR
- a CDS encoding bifunctional salicylyl-CoA 5-hydroxylase/oxidoreductase; amino-acid sequence: MKIVCIGGGPSGLYFALLMKQANPAHDITVVERNKPYDTFGWGVVFSDATMDNMRIHDPKTAAEIQHAFNHWDDIELEFKGQRIRSGGHGFVGIGRKKLLNILQARCEELGVKLQFETDVDSDTQYPDADLVIASDGINSRIRTNYKDIFKPDIVVRPNRFIWLGTHKLFDAFTFAFEKTEHGWFQAHIYKFDDTTTTFIVECPEHVWLAHGLDTADQEASIAFCEKVFAQTLGGAKLMTNARHLRGSAWLNFQRVKCDQWSHFNGNSHVVLMGDAVHTAHFAIGSGTKLAIEDAIVLANLFQEKGQTRDVIPAVLERYQAERNIDVLRLQNAAWNAMEWFEVCGARYCDQLEGPQFMYSMLTRSQRISHENLRMRDAQWLGDFERWFAKASGLQVPANKPAPSPMFTPYTVRGVTLKNRVVVSPMAQYSAVDGLAGDYHLVHLGARAMGGAGMVVAEMTCVSPEGRITPGCPGIYTVEQKAGWKRIVEWIHANSDAKFALQIGHAGAKASTCVPWEGKGIDHPLEQGNWPIMAASSYQYLDGVSQMSKAMTRADMDTVKAQFVAATQAAADIGVDWLELHCAHGYLLSSFISPLTNHRTDEYGGSLENRLRYPLEVFAAVRAVWPAGKPISVRISASDWTEGGITPADAVEIAKAFKAAGADMIDCSSGQVSKKEKPVYGRMFQTPFADRIRQEAGIPTIAVGAISEADHVNSIIAAGRADLCAVARPHLANPAWTLTEAAKIGYTPQPWPKQYRSGKPQMEANFQREKAQAAMAAQSPARASEA
- a CDS encoding SDR family NAD(P)-dependent oxidoreductase, whose translation is METQRHALVTGGGSGIGAAIALALVDAGMHVTITGRRLDVLELLAARHPGKMQAVVMDVADATSVAKAFTQAKTQFGPVQILVNNAGQAHSAPFIKTDAALWQQMLSVNLTGTFHCTQAALPDMVVAKWGRIINVASTAGLVGYAYVAAYVAAKHGVVGLTRSLALEYAKKGITVNAVCPGYTETDILRESIANVVVKTGRTEEEARAEFSSGNPQGRIVQPEEVADAVRWLCGKAAASVTGQSIAVSGGEVMN